The DNA window TTTCTCACTTTCACCGACCCATTTTGATATCAGCTCAGGACCTCTAATTGCTATAAAGTTAGCCTCACTTTCAGTGGCAACAGCCTTTGCAAGAAGAGTCTTTCCACACCCTGGCGGTCCAAAGAGAAGAATTCCTTTTGGCCCTTCAACATTTATTTTTTTGAATACGTCGGGATATTTTAGTGGCCACTCCACAGCTTCCTGTAATCTCTGTTTTACTTCTTTTAAGCCTCCGACATCACTCCATTTTATTGTTGGCACTTCAACTAAAGCTTCCCTCATTGCAGATGGCTCAACTTCTAAAAAAGCTAGATCGAAATCATTCTTTGTCACTTCAAGCCTGTTTAGAATTTCAGGAGAAATTTCAATGTCACCCCCACTGAGATCTGGGAGCACTCTTCTAATAGCCTTCATACCTGCTTCTTTACACAAGGCTTCAAGATCTGCGCCACTGTAACCATGGGTTTTTGACGCATAATATGATATATTTACATCTTGAGTTATTGGCATACCTCTAGTATGAACCTGGAGAATTTCCTTTCGGTCATTTATATCTGGAACACCAATTTCGATTTCCCTGTCAAATCTCCCTGGTCTCCTCAATGCCGGGTCAATAGTATCTGGCAAGTTTGTCGCTGCGATTACCACTACCTTGCCTCTTGTCTTAAGTCCATCCATTAATGTCAGAAGCTGAGAAACTACCCTTCTTTCAACTTCCCCTTTAGATTCTTCTCTTTTTGGGGCAATTGCATCGATCTCATCTATGAATATTATGGCCGGCGAATTTTCACTAGCATCTTCAAAGACCTTCCTAAGATTCTCTTCAGATTCGCCATAGTATTTACTCATTATTTCCGGACCATTAATAGAGGTGAAGTAAGCGTTGATCTCATTTGCAAGTGCCTTTGCTAGGAGAGTTTTACCTGTTCCAGGAGGGCCGTAAAGTAAAACTCCTTTTGGGGGGTCGATACCTAGTTTCGAAAAAACCTCTGGATGCTTCATGGGCATCTCAATCATTTCTCTAACTTTTTGGATTTCATCCCTAAGACCGCCTATGTCCTCATATGTGACATCAGGCATTTTTGATATCTCAGATTCTGACACAGGTTTAGAGGATATTATTATTTTTGTTGAAGGAATTACCTTTAGAATACCACGAGGATTTGTTTTTGTAACAACAAATGGAAGGCTTCTGTTAAAGATTTCAAATACAAAAACATTATTTTGAACAATCGGGATATCTGAGAACTTTTCTTTGAAATATGGTGTAAGGTCACCTGAAAATTGCATATCAGCCTGCATTGGGGCAAGAGTAATCGCTTTTGCATCCTTAACTTCTGCTCTTGAAATACTAACTCTATCTCCGAGTAATGCCCCAGAGTTCTTCCTGAGTATGCTGTCCATTCTAATTATTCCAGAACCCTCTTGGGTATCAGGCAGGGCCTTTGCAGCTGTTATTTTTTCTCCTTTAATTTTAACAATCTCGCCGTAATTAAGATACATCTTTCTCATTGCATCGGGGTCAATTCGTACAATACCCTTACCCACATCAAGCTTTTCTGCGCTCCCTACAACAAGATCCATTTCATTATTTTCTTTCATTTTACATACCTCATTAATATATTAACATTAAGTTAACCTAATATTAAGTGAAAGTAACTATTTATAAATTTAACGGTTAAGAAAATAAAAACTATTTATCAGGAAAACAGCTATTCATCGTAGTCTTCAATCTTTTTGGCAAAATCATTAGTATTGTAGGATCGTGGACTATCATCTGCTTCAAATGATGAGCTATCTATATCTACGTGTGAAGGTCTTTTTCTATTAATTCTATTTTTAAAAAAATCGTCACTGTCGTTTCGTCTTATTTCGAAAAGATCACTTTCATTAAATACTTTTTTTTCGATCTCTTCTATCTCTGCATAGATAATATCAAGATTATGTTTGATTCGTCTGATTGACTCCTTTAGAGTTTCAACTTCATAGACGCCTTTCTTCTTGTCTTCATCGAAAAGGAAGTTCATAAAGTCACCAATAGAGCTTCTAAACTTGAATTTAAATATATATTGCTAAGAACTAAAACTTTTTAATTCATATGGGCATATAACTTAAATGAAAAAAGATATTTCAGCTCTTGATATTCTAGCTATGCCTGTAATTCTATTTCATACTATTCTTCTCATATTGAACGTTTCCCACCTTCCTGCAGATCAGAAAGATTGGTCATATCGCCTGATGAAAAAGGAAAGAAGATACTTGAGAGTTCATCTATAATCTTGAGAAATAAATCCCAGAATATTTACTATGTCGAAGGCCAAGAAATGGCAAGAGTTAAAGAAAAACTATTGGCGTTGGCCCAATTATACGAGAGGGGGATATTGGAGGGGCTCTAATAATTCTAGAGGGCATATGATCACATCCAACCTTTTCTTTTAAAGTAGTAAATCATTGACAATCCAATTGTAAACATTATTAGAAGTACAGAATAATATCCATAAGGCGACTTTAATTCAGGCATAAAATCAAAGTTCATCCCATATATACCTGTTATTAGGGTCAAGGGCATCATTATTGTTGCAATTATCGTCAAGACTTTCATTATCTCATTTAATTTGTTTGAGGTATAGGATAGATAAGTGTCCTGTATTCCTATTAGTGAGTCTCTCATTGAATCAAGCGAATCAAAGATACTTATGATGCTATCGTAATTGTCTCGGAAATAGATTTTAGTTTCATCCGAAACAAACATGGATTCTTTTCTTAATAGGCCCAATAGCTCTTCTCTCTCTGAAACAACTATCCTTTTGAAAAGAGAAACATCCCTCTTAAGTTCAATGACCTTCATTATGCACTCCTTGTCTCCTTCATTGAATAGTTTATCTTCAGTTTCCTCTAAAGTCAAATCAAGCTTATCAAGAATTAAAAAATAGGAATCTATAATCCTGTCCATTATAACGTGTAATAGAAAGTCCGGCCCTTTGTTCAGTATTTTTAATAAAGCTTTCTCGTCATTTTTTATTTTTTCTAGGATTTTAATCTCTTTTCTTAAGTCCTTTGTTATTATGTAATTATTGCCGATGACAATGTCATATTCATATTTGTTAATCCGTATATCCATGAATAGATTATAGAGGACAATGAAATTATAGTTTTCAAAAACTTCTATCTTTACCCTTGTCCCTTCATCCCTTAAGTCTTCTAAAGTAACGGGGTGCAAGTCAAATATATCCCCTAGATATGAGATTTCTTCATTAGTTGAATCAACTAGGTCGATCCATAATCCTATACCCTTGCCAACTAAATCTTTTAGTTTATCTGCAGATACTATTTCTCTTTGTATGCCCTCTTCAAGATAAAACACTTCAAACATTACTCTGTATTACGGGCAAGATGTTTAAATTAGTTATTATTCAAAACTCACCTTCAAGCTTCAAAATAACTCTCCTAAAAATACCTTTTAGAGTATAAACTTCCCTCTGGGTATTAAATCCTCTTGCTAAAACATGCTTAAAGACCGTCAAAGCATTGTCTCTTCTATATTCCCGCTCCTCTACACGAGTTAGTATCTTTTTGAAATCTTCAATCAATAGATCTTTTTCTATTATCTCTTTTCCTTGAAGCGGGTCTGTTTTTATAGAGCATTTCACTTTGAATATTTCATAGAGTATTATGCCAAGTGCGTGAGAAACGTTCATTGTTGGATATCTTTTATCTGTCGGGATTGTAGTCATTGTATCACACATTTCAACTTCTTCATTTCTAAGACCACTACTTTCCCTACCTATGACTATACCTATTCTAAACTCGTCTGCTATTTTCTTGGCAAGGCTTTCAACAGGAGTATAATTTCTTAGCACGCCTCCACTTGTATTTGCACTTGTCGCAACTGACACATCAACAAATTTTAAGGCCTCCTCTAAACTTCCCGTAATCGTTGCAGATTTTAATATATCTTCAGCATGGACCGCTAATTTGTATGCCTCTCCATCTATCTCAACCGGATTGACTAAAATAAGATGGTAAAAACCAAAATTTTTCATAACCCTTGCAACGCTCCCGATGTTACCTGAAGACTCGGGCTCTACAAAAATTATATAAAACATCAAGTGAAGAGATATTAACGGAAAGATAAAGTTTTGGGTGCATGCATGGAAACATCCCTGGGAGTCGACATAATCTCCCGCGACCCAAGAATTTATGCTATGGTCATAATTTCTAGGGAAGGAAATAGATTCACAACTGTTTTGAAGGAAAGTGGGTCAAGGCTTAAACTTTTGAAACTGATAAAAAACTACTCGCCCCTCTACATGGGAATCGATTCTACCGAAGAATTCACTAAAAATGACCTGGAAAAACTTTCAAAATATGTTCCAATAGTACAAGTTACTGGTAAGTTTGGAGATTTTACATCTTTACCCATACTTGCAAAAAGGCACAGGATTACCCTAAATCCAAAAAATCCCTTTGATGAAGCATATGCACTTTCTAGATTGCCATTTGAAGGGGTCGGTTACAAATTAAAGATGTATGAAGATGAAACTGAAATATTAGTATCAAGTGGCAGAAGCCTTGGGAGGGGGGGATATTCTCAAGGCAGATACCAGAGAAGAACCTTTGCCCTTATTAAATATAAAGTGAGAGACATCGAAAAGGAACTTTCAAACGAAGGATTTAACTTTGATGTTGATATAGTGGAACGAGAAGGAGGTTTTTCAAAAGGCACCTTCAAAGTCTACTCAAACTTCGAAAATATTCCAATCAAGAGCAGCAGGGGCGATATAAGGATAGAGGTAAGACCACTTAAAAAGAGCTCTATTGAGTATGAAGCACTTGAAAAAAAAGTTGAAGGTTCCAATATTAAAGACAAGTATGTAATTGTGGGGGTAGACCCTGGAACAACAGTTGGCTTGTCTGTCCTTGACCTAGAAGGAAATGTTATTGCAATCACATCAAAGAGAAGTTTTTCAATGTCAAATGTCAAGGAAGAAATAAGAAAGTACGGTTATCCTTTGATATTTGCATCTGATGTAAATCCGCCTTCGGGATTTATTGAAAAAATGAGTACCTCTTTTGATTCTATTCTTTATGTCCCATCAATATCAATTCCTATCAAAGAAAAAAATGAGCTATCAAAGGGTCATGAAGCAACAAATGCCCACGAAAGGGACGCCCTTTCAGGGGCTCTAAAAGCCTATTTGCACTACAAGAACAAATTTACTCAGATAAAATCTAAGATACCTCCTGAACTTTCGCCATATAGCTCAAGGATAATAGGTGAAGTCATTAAAGGCATGCCAATAAAAGATGCATTTGAAAAAGTCAAAGACGATATGGCAGAAAAGCAAGACGAAGTGAAGATTGAGCAAAGAAATCCAGAAGAAGTAATACTCGAGCAGTCAAAAATAATTGATAATTACAAAGAAAAACAGAGCACCCTACGAAAAGATTTTGAAAAATTAGAAGCTGAGAACATTGATCTAAAGAATAAACTTCAAGAAAAAGACTCAGCAATAATATCTCTTGAAAGAAAACTTTTTGATATACTAGGCAGCCAAAAAAAAGAAGCGTTGAAGGATAACGTCATAAAAACTAAGAATTTTGAGATTACTTCATTAAGAAAAGCTGTTGAAGTATTAAAAAGTAGGGTAAATATTTTGACTGAGGAAAACAAGAGATTGAAGGAATTAAAACCTCTAATGGAGTCAGAGGACATAATTATCGGTAAAGTCTTGTCTATTTTTTCTATTGACGGTATTAGAAATCTTGTGAAAAATCAAGATCTTATGGAAGAGGATGTCGTTTACCTAAAGGATGCCACAGGAGGAGGCGCTGAAGCTGCAAAGATGTTATCAGAGATTAAAATCAAAGCTGTTTTGATCTCAGGTAAGATATCTCACCAGGCCCAGGAGGAGTTTATCGTTGGTGAAATTCCAATAATAGATTCGAAAGATATAAAAATGGAGGCAATTTCGAAGTTCGTTATACTCGATAAAGAAAGCTTTGATTTAGTCTATAAAAGGGAAAAAGAAATATTAATGGCCTTTAAAAAAGAAAGAGAGTCAAATAAACTTCTTAAAGTTATTGAAGACTACAAAGAACAAAGAAAATCAGATTATAAGGCTTAATTTGAATTATTACTTATACCAAAAGCTATATAAATGTTACGGTTGCTTTAAATAATATGGAAAAAACTGAGACACAGAAAGTTCATGCTTGCCCAGAGTGCGGGAGTCATAAACTTATCCGGGACTATTCTAGAGCAGAAGTTACATGCGACGAATGCGGTCTTGTAATTTCAGAGGATATTATTGATACGGGTCCTGAATGGAGAGCTTTTGACCATGAACAAGGAGAGAAAAGAGGTAGGGTAGGAGCACCAATGACCTACACTATCCATGATAAGGGTCTTTCCACCATGATTGACTGGAAAAACAAAGATATCCACGGTAGGGATATCAGTGCCGGCAGGAGAGCCCAGATATATAGAATGAGAAAATGGCATAAACGAATTAAAGTTGCAGATGCCAAAGATAGAAATTTAGCTTTCGCTTTAACTGAACTTGATAGACTCTCTTCTCACTTGCACCTACCAAGAAATATTAGAGAAGGTGCAGCAATGGTTTACCGAAAAGCAGTTGATAAGAGACTTATTAGAGGTAGATCAATAGAGTCAGTGACATCCGCATGTATTTACATTGCTTGCAGGGAATATAAAGTACCTAGAACTTTGGATGAAATTGTAGAGCATTCTAGAGTAGACAAAAAAGAGATAGGCAGAAGCTACAGATTTATAACAAGAGAACTTGAGATAAAACTTTATCCAACAAGCCCGGTGGACTATATCCCAAGATTTGCCACCGAGTTAGGACTTTCAGGAAAGGTCCAGAGAAAAGCCCAGGATATCTTAGAAGGCGCAATAAAAGTCGGTCTTACATCAGGAAGAGGCCCAACAGGCGTCTGTGCAGCAGCGATATACCTTGCAGCCATAATGGAGGGTGAAAGAAGGACCCAAAAGGCTGTTTCAGAGGTTGCAAAGGTCACAGAAGTAACTGTTAGGAATAGATATAAAGAAATTATAGAGAAATTGGGTATTGATGTTAAGATTTAAAACATAAATCTTTATATAGTGGTAAGGCCACTGTATGTATGCGCTGGCGATAACCTATGAATGATGAAGAAATGGATATTTTTTGGAGGCTGAAGCGTTTAGAGGAAAAGAAAAAGCTAATTCAAGAGCGATTTACAAACAATAGTGAACCTGTAAAGCATTCTGCACCCAGAAAATCAGCAAGTAATGATAGAACATCAAGTTATTCTATACCAGAGATTCGTTCTAATACTTTTTATCAAGCTTATAAAGAAAAACATGACCGAGTTTTAAGGAGACGTCCAGATCCTGACCCGGTCAATGAAGTATCTCAGAAAGTACCTGTAACTGAGAAACAAAGAACGACGAACATTGATAATAAAAATAGAAAAAACTTTACTTTGAAACCTGATATAAACTGGTTTAAAGTTTCTGTTGTTCTCTCTCTTCTTCTCTCAGTTGTTGTAGTGACTTCTTTTTCACTTTATGGTGCTAATAGGCAAATAGACACAAATCTAGGCACAAAAGAATCTTACATATTTGAACTTGAAAAGCAGAATCAGACGCTTTTAAAGGAAAATTTAACGCTAAAGGAATTAAACGACAGCCTTAACCTGAGAAATGATATGTTAAGAGACCAGTTAGTAGAAGCAAGAAACTCTATGTATAAACTTCAGAGCACTTACCAAAACCAATTGATTAATGAAGAGTATGCCATGTTCCTGGCCCTAGAATTTGTAAATAATCAGGCAAGTAAGAACCTACCTGTAGAGTGTGGAACAACAACTCCTCAAGTTGTAAGGGTATACTACGAAAAGGCAACTATTAACAAAATCAATAAAACTTTTGAAATAACTATGCCATGTGACCTAAAATATCAATCTGTTACAAGATACAATTGCTACATAGAAATGGATGAGTCAGGGAATATAATCCACTGGAACTGGCAAAAACCTTCTTAACAAGAATCCGATATTATCTCAAAATCTGATTCTCCATATTTCAGATTTTTTAATTCTTCCTCTGTGAGTGATTCCTTTATGGCCTTATCAGATGCAATCGCACTGTAACCCAGAGGATCTTCTAATATTATACAGACAGTTTCTTCGCCTTCAATTAGCTTATTTATTCTATCAATTAGTTCTTGGCCGTTCTTTTTTTCTTCATCTTGCCCCATCTTCATGCCCATACTGATAACCTTTGATATTCTGGAAAGAAGTCCCTCCACGTTACTTATATAGCCCTCAGATAAAGGTCCAGGTTCAACGATTACACCAAGTTCAGGGATCTTGATGGTGCAGGTGCTAGATTTGACAATTCTTATACTCACATCACATGCAGATTCAACATTTAAAGAATATCTTGATGGTTCTTTCAACTCTATGGGCATAATGTCTGCTCTTCTGTAACCACAGTTACTACAAAGAATAGTAAAATCTAGAACTTCTCCAAAATAGGGGATAGAAATAACAGTATTGTTAACCCTAAGAGTCTTCTTATTGCACGACGGACAATAATCGCATTCTACGTTCTCATTATTCATGTGATCTTACAATCTTGACAGATGCAGGGGCTATTAAAATCTTTCGCTCACTAATGCCAGCTATATCCCCGCCAATACCTCTTAGGATTCCTTTGATCTGATCAACGGCCCTCTTAAGTTCAAGCGGTTCCCTTTCTGCCAAAAGACCGATATCAACTATTAGAATATGTCCCTCTGAGAGTTGTTTAGAAATATCCCTTATATCCCCAAGGCCTCTTAGCTTCAAAGATTTTACATAAACGACTCCATAATCCATGAAATCGTTTCTCTTAAGTACCTCTTCTTCGTAAGGAATTGATTCTACTTCTCTAATAGCCCTAGGTGACTCTGACTTTTCGCCTTCAGCCCATGATTCGTCTTCCGCATACTCATCGTCTTGATAATATTCTTCAGGATAGTAGTTTTCATCGTACTCGCCGTAGTCCTGACTATCGTCCCTACCAAACAGTTTATTGAGTCTTCTCATAACACCATCTCCTTCTGGAGCCCATATTAATCATTAATATTAACGCTAGCTATTAATATGTAACTAACCCTTTTTATAGTTTTCGCTTACAACAGCAGTTAAAAAAGTTTAACTATTGTTAAACAATAGTTATTATCTATTTTTTTTCTAATTTTTTTGATTGTGTGTATGCACATTTCCCACATACAAATCTGTCCTTGTGGTCGGCCATAAATGTGCCAGGACCGCATCTGGGGCAGTAAGGGTTCTTCTTAATTACTTTGTCTCCTTCAACAGTGTACATTGATGGCATTAATTTTCCTCCTTCTCCACAATCAAGCCGTTTCTTTTCAATATATGTTTCTGTTCGACCTTCATCAGAGTTTTCGTGTCACTGTATACGAATATCTTAGCAACGGATTCTTCCTTACCATATCCAGTTTCAATGGATCTTACTACAAAGGAATCCATTTTGAAGCTCTTTAAAGCAGACAACTTATCTCTAACTTCTGATACCTTAGGAGTTCCACCATCATGAATTACCTTAACTTCTAATTCTTTTCTGTTGAATAGTGGGTTTTCTCTCTCGTTTACGATCGTTAATTCCATAGATCTCCCTCCATCTCATTCAAATATCCTGATATCTCCTTTTTTTTATTTTCTGTTACTTCAATAATCACAACTCCCCTCTCGGGCTGACCATAAAGTACTACAGTATCCCCATCTCCGTGGAGAACTGCAGGCATAACTGCCAAATCTTCTTCTCCCTCTACCAATATTTTTTTAAACCTTTTGGTCCTGTCCTTAAAAAATCTCTCAATAGCCACCCAAAGCTCTCCTGTAATCTCTGATTGAGGATTTTCAACTGTAACTGTGTTATCACACTCAATACAATCGTCTATTTCGGCTCTTAAGTTCCTTCCATCAACAATTACAAGCTCTGGAATAAATCCGTGATCAATAAGATTGTGAGAAATAACGTCCCCGACGGATATTACTCTCTTATCTTGTATCAAGGGCAAGACTTTATCTATAACAGATTCAGTATCGCCTTCAATAAGAAGTCCCATAGGAGATTTTAGTTTCAATCTCAATTCTTCTGTGAGAACAAGAGCCATCTCTATGCTTCATCCCCTAACCTTTAGGGCATAGGCACCAGGAACATTGACTCCAATGGTCTTGGCTATCTTTGATTTTTCTGGATCAATTATTACGACAATGCCGCTCCAGTTGTCAGTAGTTTTGTCATCCTTGCACACTGGGCACATGCTTTCATTTAGAATTCTCTGGCATTTCTGACACGCTACTCTCATTTTATCCCTCTTTCTTTTCCTCTGCTATCCATTCAAACTTTCCTAGGTAAGGCTGTCTCATTGTAAGCCCAATCTTTGCAGAACCCCTCTTTAGGGAAAGTGTTACAATCCTTCCCCGTATCTTGTCGCCTGTCTTTAGGATCCTTCCACTTTCTTTACCTGAAAGAGTATTATTTTTCTTATCGTAATTTATGAAATCGTTTGTAAGCTGAGATACGTGGACAAGCCCATCTATGGGCCCAAGCCTTACAAAAGCTCCAAACTCAGTTACTTCTTCAACTTCTCCTTCAATAACTTCGTAAAGTTTTGGAAGATAGACTAGCGCCTCAAACACTGTGTCATAATAGGCGCTGCCATCGCCAGGCACAATCTTTCCATCCCCAATTTCAATGATATTGTGAATAGCAAGGATAAATCCAAGGTCTTTATCCCAGGTCCCTTCATACTGTCCCTGAAGGATTTCGACTATGGATCTGTTAAGTTCCTCGCCAAATTTATTGGGCGGGACCCTTGCAGTATCCCTAATCTGTATAACTTTAAACATAATATGGCCACCTTAGAATATATGGTGAAATTGGTCCAAGTATATTTAAGTGTTTCTAAAAGCTTTTAACCTCTAAAATCTTAATTATTTCATGTTTTCTGCCACTCTCGTTGAAAATAGGGCCATAATCGATGACCAAGATGCAGTAAGTAAGGTCCACAGAAAAAGAGGATTTGGGGAGCTCATAGATAAAAAATTGTACCTGACAGTTGTCGAGGCACTGTACCTTTCAGAGAGGGGATTGATAAAAGTCATATCAGATAATAAAGAGATATCTTTCGAAGAGCTACTAAAGCTTGGGAGTAGTGAAGAGAATCTCTTTGGGAAGTATGTTGTCTTTAAAGACCTAAAAGAAAAGGGTTACCACGTAAAGACAGCATTCAAGTATGGGTGCGCTTTTCGTATTTATCGTGGATCAATAGAAGAGGAGCATGCAGATTATATAATAGATGTTTTCATGGAAGGGGAAAAGATAGATGCTAATATACTTGCTGCCCATGTTAGGATAGCCCATTCTGTGAAAAAAGATATGATTTTTGCTTTTGTTGATACAGACAATGATATTACATATTACCATGTTAAAAGGGTGACTTTCTAACCAAAAATTTTAAAACATAAACTCAAGAAAACTATTTAGGTGAATTATTTGAAGGTTATGAAGGAAAGGTGTCTTCTATGCACTTGTTGTGCATCTGTATGCCCTAACAATAGCATTGATATTACTGAAAATGAAGTTATCTTCAACGAAAATTGCACAGATTGTAAGATCTGTGTAAAATCATGTCCTGTGGGGGCGTTAGAATGAAGAACTACAAGTGCGATATTTTAATTGTTGGTGCGGGACCTGCAGGAAGTAACGCTGCAAGGTACGCAGCAAAGGGTGCCAATGTCCTCGTTATAGAAAAGAAAAAGGAGATTGGAGGGCCTGTCCAGTGTGCTGAGGGTATTTCCCAAGGACTCTTTGAAAAGCTTGAGATGAAACAGGACAGCAGGTATGTATCTACTAATATCGAGTTTGTCAAACTAATCGCTCCAAATGGAACTGAGATTAGGCTAGACGGTGAGAAGGTAAAATACTGGAAGAGCGGTATGGTTCTTGATAGGGAAGTTTTTGACAAAGCTATTGCAAAGGAAGCTGCAAGAAACGGCGCAGACTTTTTAATGAAGACACGATTTGTTTCAGCAAAAAGGAATTCTAAAGGTGTCACAGTACAAGCAAAACAGATGAACGAAGATATTCAAATTGATGCCAAAGTAATCATCGGTGCAGACGGTCCCCCTTCGATAGTTGCAAGATCATTAGGCATGGACACAACTGTTCCGTTAAGGTACCTTGAGTCTGGAATACAGTACCTTATGATGCCAATGGAAATTGAGCCTTGCATCGAGCTTTACTTTGGGGACTGTTATGCGCCTGGAGGGTATTCTTGGGTATTCCCGAAGGGAGAAGATCAAGCAAACGTAGGTCTTGGAGTCCTTCCAGTAAAGGCAGGACAAAAAACTGCACAATATTATTTGGACAAGTTTATCGAAAGACCCAGATTCAAAAAGGCAAAGATAGTGGAAGTTAATGCAGGTGCAATACCTGTCAACGGACCATTAAAAGAGCCTTATATGGACAACCTTTTACTTGCAGGAGATGCTGGAAGATTTGTAAATCCACTTACAGGCGGAGGAATTCACACAGCAATTATAACAGGAAAGCATGCAGGAGAACTTGCAGCTGAAGCAATCGCCAAAGAAGATTATACATCTAACTTCTTGAAAAAATACAATGACATGTGGAAGTCTGACATCTACGATGAACTTGATAAGTGCCTTAAGGCGCAGGAAGCATTCATGAATCTAAATGAAAAGGACTTAGATGCAATCGCTGAAACATTAAAAGATCTAAAGCTTGAAACAATTTCCACAATAAGCGTCCTAAAGGCAATAGTTGCAAAGAATCCTGGGCTTTTATTTAAACTTGGAAAGTTCCTGTAATTTTTTTATTAATTTTCTCTTTCTTTAATCAATAAATCTTCATTCTATAGCTTTTTTTGGTATTGTATACTTGCATGATTCTGCACCCATAGCGATACATTCTACTTCTTTGACTTCATACTCTTTTCCAGTAGCCCACTTCATCATGCTTCGCCAAAATCCAACAGGTGGCCAGCATAAACATTGAGTCGACTTATGATTCCCACAATAGAAGCAGTTCTGTATTTCTATATTAAAGGCATCATCAGTTTCAGTCATAATATGTGGCACTCCATAAAGGTTTTCACTTTCC is part of the Methanofastidiosum sp. genome and encodes:
- a CDS encoding RNA methyltransferase — encoded protein: MFYIIFVEPESSGNIGSVARVMKNFGFYHLILVNPVEIDGEAYKLAVHAEDILKSATITGSLEEALKFVDVSVATSANTSGGVLRNYTPVESLAKKIADEFRIGIVIGRESSGLRNEEVEMCDTMTTIPTDKRYPTMNVSHALGIILYEIFKVKCSIKTDPLQGKEIIEKDLLIEDFKKILTRVEEREYRRDNALTVFKHVLARGFNTQREVYTLKGIFRRVILKLEGEF
- a CDS encoding DUF460 domain-containing protein yields the protein METSLGVDIISRDPRIYAMVIISREGNRFTTVLKESGSRLKLLKLIKNYSPLYMGIDSTEEFTKNDLEKLSKYVPIVQVTGKFGDFTSLPILAKRHRITLNPKNPFDEAYALSRLPFEGVGYKLKMYEDETEILVSSGRSLGRGGYSQGRYQRRTFALIKYKVRDIEKELSNEGFNFDVDIVEREGGFSKGTFKVYSNFENIPIKSSRGDIRIEVRPLKKSSIEYEALEKKVEGSNIKDKYVIVGVDPGTTVGLSVLDLEGNVIAITSKRSFSMSNVKEEIRKYGYPLIFASDVNPPSGFIEKMSTSFDSILYVPSISIPIKEKNELSKGHEATNAHERDALSGALKAYLHYKNKFTQIKSKIPPELSPYSSRIIGEVIKGMPIKDAFEKVKDDMAEKQDEVKIEQRNPEEVILEQSKIIDNYKEKQSTLRKDFEKLEAENIDLKNKLQEKDSAIISLERKLFDILGSQKKEALKDNVIKTKNFEITSLRKAVEVLKSRVNILTEENKRLKELKPLMESEDIIIGKVLSIFSIDGIRNLVKNQDLMEEDVVYLKDATGGGAEAAKMLSEIKIKAVLISGKISHQAQEEFIVGEIPIIDSKDIKMEAISKFVILDKESFDLVYKREKEILMAFKKERESNKLLKVIEDYKEQRKSDYKA
- a CDS encoding transcription initiation factor IIB, yielding MEKTETQKVHACPECGSHKLIRDYSRAEVTCDECGLVISEDIIDTGPEWRAFDHEQGEKRGRVGAPMTYTIHDKGLSTMIDWKNKDIHGRDISAGRRAQIYRMRKWHKRIKVADAKDRNLAFALTELDRLSSHLHLPRNIREGAAMVYRKAVDKRLIRGRSIESVTSACIYIACREYKVPRTLDEIVEHSRVDKKEIGRSYRFITRELEIKLYPTSPVDYIPRFATELGLSGKVQRKAQDILEGAIKVGLTSGRGPTGVCAAAIYLAAIMEGERRTQKAVSEVAKVTEVTVRNRYKEIIEKLGIDVKI
- a CDS encoding ZPR1 zinc finger domain-containing protein, coding for MNNENVECDYCPSCNKKTLRVNNTVISIPYFGEVLDFTILCSNCGYRRADIMPIELKEPSRYSLNVESACDVSIRIVKSSTCTIKIPELGVIVEPGPLSEGYISNVEGLLSRISKVISMGMKMGQDEEKKNGQELIDRINKLIEGEETVCIILEDPLGYSAIASDKAIKESLTEEELKNLKYGESDFEIISDSC
- the corA gene encoding magnesium/cobalt transporter CorA, producing MFEVFYLEEGIQREIVSADKLKDLVGKGIGLWIDLVDSTNEEISYLGDIFDLHPVTLEDLRDEGTRVKIEVFENYNFIVLYNLFMDIRINKYEYDIVIGNNYIITKDLRKEIKILEKIKNDEKALLKILNKGPDFLLHVIMDRIIDSYFLILDKLDLTLEETEDKLFNEGDKECIMKVIELKRDVSLFKRIVVSEREELLGLLRKESMFVSDETKIYFRDNYDSIISIFDSLDSMRDSLIGIQDTYLSYTSNKLNEIMKVLTIIATIMMPLTLITGIYGMNFDFMPELKSPYGYYSVLLIMFTIGLSMIYYFKRKGWM
- a CDS encoding CDC48 family AAA ATPase, whose protein sequence is MDLVVGSAEKLDVGKGIVRIDPDAMRKMYLNYGEIVKIKGEKITAAKALPDTQEGSGIIRMDSILRKNSGALLGDRVSISRAEVKDAKAITLAPMQADMQFSGDLTPYFKEKFSDIPIVQNNVFVFEIFNRSLPFVVTKTNPRGILKVIPSTKIIISSKPVSESEISKMPDVTYEDIGGLRDEIQKVREMIEMPMKHPEVFSKLGIDPPKGVLLYGPPGTGKTLLAKALANEINAYFTSINGPEIMSKYYGESEENLRKVFEDASENSPAIIFIDEIDAIAPKREESKGEVERRVVSQLLTLMDGLKTRGKVVVIAATNLPDTIDPALRRPGRFDREIEIGVPDINDRKEILQVHTRGMPITQDVNISYYASKTHGYSGADLEALCKEAGMKAIRRVLPDLSGGDIEISPEILNRLEVTKNDFDLAFLEVEPSAMREALVEVPTIKWSDVGGLKEVKQRLQEAVEWPLKYPDVFKKINVEGPKGILLFGPPGCGKTLLAKAVATESEANFIAIRGPELISKWVGESEKGIRKIFSKARQVAPSIIFFDEIDSIAPKRGQETGAKVTERMVNQLLTEMDGVESLERVIVIAATNRPDILDEALLRPGRFDVIVEIPLPDEESRHDILKIHTKGMPLKDVDINGLVDQTEGFTGADIKSLAREAGLNAIRKGLDKTEYVTNEDFKEALEKVKSSKK